One genomic segment of Laspinema palackyanum D2c includes these proteins:
- a CDS encoding peptidoglycan DD-metalloendopeptidase family protein: MNIQQLAIGTLAVIVTADLTQEASVSPGGRSPALASPASNEVHDPHHPGEDALQHYAVVIPGDRDKMLDPSLNDFNPSAPTLWASGEHQKPLTDLEGHWAKEFIEVLQAQGIILGFPDGSFQPDAAMTQAQFAAVLQRAFQGRYLSEDEPLSAEVPGDDWAETAIAVASFRGWMGGDPNQGFEPNQPIPRLQVLIALVNGLNLKPPRDILGNVDTYFSSSASIPADAQEPLAAAILLLEKLEQHRRLYGGTIPNDWFSNPDRIATRGEVAAFIYQALAIVEAESSGNELPTVSRSQSVTPTGESPEITASLFPAFPAESVVPLFPQSPETPENPDESLDNFHQSDRPAVESRFSPPSNRWGIGGEGFVMTAGDLEPFEDLDSQAVPSEETVIQGDRFQPTWEGHSRPSESLSALLPPRPVTPTLSEASPDPLEDSISLRLETLRGRIQSTPSLVPELPPLAAAGSYLPEPGELFQGYMWPARGVFTSGFGMRWGRMHKGIDIAGPIGTPIMAAGTGIVTFAGWNSGGYGNLVEIEHPDGSLTRYAHNHRILVSAGQSVIQGQLIAEMGSTGNSTGPHLHFELYPPGTDAADPLAYLPGDRQKLRVDSTVGQAVYSR, translated from the coding sequence ATGAACATTCAACAGCTTGCAATTGGCACTTTAGCGGTTATTGTTACAGCGGATTTAACCCAAGAGGCCAGTGTCAGTCCCGGTGGAAGGTCCCCAGCACTGGCATCCCCAGCTAGTAACGAAGTCCACGACCCTCACCACCCTGGCGAGGATGCATTACAGCACTATGCTGTGGTTATCCCTGGCGATCGGGACAAAATGCTGGATCCCAGTCTAAATGACTTCAATCCGAGTGCTCCGACTTTGTGGGCCTCTGGGGAGCATCAAAAGCCATTAACCGACCTAGAAGGTCACTGGGCCAAAGAATTTATTGAAGTGCTGCAAGCACAGGGTATTATTCTCGGCTTCCCCGATGGCAGTTTTCAACCCGATGCAGCGATGACTCAGGCCCAATTTGCGGCAGTGCTGCAACGAGCCTTCCAGGGCCGCTATCTCTCGGAGGATGAGCCGTTGAGTGCAGAGGTTCCGGGGGACGATTGGGCGGAAACTGCGATCGCCGTCGCATCGTTCAGAGGATGGATGGGAGGAGATCCAAACCAAGGGTTTGAACCCAACCAACCGATCCCCCGATTGCAAGTGTTAATCGCCCTAGTTAATGGCTTAAACTTAAAACCCCCCAGGGACATCCTGGGAAATGTAGACACTTATTTTTCTTCCTCGGCATCGATTCCCGCCGATGCACAAGAACCCCTAGCCGCGGCGATTCTCCTGTTAGAGAAACTGGAACAGCATCGGCGTCTTTATGGAGGGACAATCCCAAATGACTGGTTTTCCAATCCCGATCGCATCGCCACCCGTGGGGAAGTCGCCGCTTTTATTTACCAGGCCCTGGCGATCGTTGAGGCAGAATCCTCCGGAAACGAGCTTCCTACGGTTTCTAGGTCTCAATCTGTAACCCCCACCGGGGAAAGTCCAGAAATAACTGCATCACTTTTTCCCGCGTTCCCAGCAGAAAGCGTGGTCCCCCTGTTTCCTCAATCCCCGGAAACTCCTGAGAATCCGGATGAATCCCTGGACAACTTCCATCAGAGCGATCGCCCCGCAGTCGAGTCCCGATTCTCCCCACCCAGTAATCGTTGGGGGATTGGAGGGGAAGGATTTGTAATGACCGCAGGGGATCTCGAACCCTTCGAGGATCTCGACTCCCAAGCGGTTCCTAGTGAGGAGACGGTGATCCAGGGCGATCGCTTTCAACCCACTTGGGAAGGGCACTCCCGCCCCTCCGAAAGCCTCAGCGCCTTGTTACCCCCTCGTCCCGTCACCCCCACTCTCTCGGAAGCCTCCCCAGACCCCCTGGAAGATAGCATCAGCCTCCGTTTAGAAACCTTACGCGGCAGAATTCAATCGACTCCCTCTCTGGTCCCCGAACTGCCCCCCCTAGCAGCAGCCGGTTCCTACCTTCCAGAACCGGGCGAACTCTTTCAAGGCTATATGTGGCCCGCCAGAGGCGTCTTTACCTCCGGGTTCGGAATGCGTTGGGGACGAATGCACAAAGGAATTGATATTGCTGGACCGATTGGCACACCGATTATGGCGGCAGGAACTGGCATCGTCACCTTTGCTGGCTGGAATTCTGGTGGATATGGAAACTTAGTGGAAATTGAGCATCCCGATGGCAGTCTCACTCGCTACGCTCACAATCATCGCATTTTGGTCAGCGCCGGTCAGTCGGTGATTCAAGGTCAACTGATTGCGGAAATGGGCAGTACAGGTAATAGTACGGGTCCTCACTTACATTTTGAACTCTATCCTCCGGGTACCGATGCGGCGGATCCGTTAGCCTATCTTCCTGGCGATCGCCAGAAGCTGCGGGTCGATTCTACGGTGGGACAAGCGGTCTATTCTCGGTGA
- a CDS encoding mechanosensitive ion channel family protein: protein MKPRRTANPSRIGNFKPQIGATLITLLALIGLLSLTPMPRAGATVNPSHLKWVAPVGQSQEAIARAQPEPYIAQFRSEWLNQELQQAQAAVSLDGRRLFFVTRAGEYPADVRANVIENQLQSVADSAMPFELEVRETNQLPAIYLNDRLLVTVTAGDTEDNFTPQAQAEVWMRDIQEALEQARRERQGRFIQRSLIHAIAIIIAILVLNRGLTQMWRRYRQPLRDRFRGTNSEGETDNSIGAMDLLFTLLGTLFRIVLAVGTLLYIANLFPLTRQWSYQITTVLVTSFTTPIITLTERSYSVIDLLIITGMLIGVVAISGMATNALRSRVLRLAGLNRGAEEAISIVTKYSLIIIGSVVLLQLWGLDITSLTIVASALGVGIGFGFQDIAKNFGSGIVLVFERRIQIGDFVEVGQYVGTIERIGGRSTTIQTLDRIFIIVPNSKFLETEVINWSHRNPVSRLHLPVGVAYTSDVRQVENALLDAAKGHPDVLLVPPPRVLFKGFGSSSLDFELLIWISEPSQQFGIKSDLYFRIFSLLHHIGVEIPFAQRDLHVRSGTLPVQLSPELEQALLKWLDRNGHGNPGERL, encoded by the coding sequence GTGAAACCAAGAAGAACCGCTAATCCCTCTCGAATTGGGAACTTTAAACCCCAGATCGGGGCAACCCTCATCACTTTGCTGGCCCTCATCGGACTCCTGTCCCTAACGCCGATGCCTAGGGCTGGAGCCACCGTAAACCCTTCACATCTAAAGTGGGTTGCGCCAGTGGGACAGTCCCAGGAGGCGATCGCCAGGGCACAACCTGAGCCCTACATCGCCCAATTCCGCTCGGAATGGCTCAATCAGGAACTCCAACAAGCACAAGCTGCCGTTAGCTTGGATGGGAGACGCCTTTTCTTTGTCACTCGTGCGGGGGAATATCCCGCCGATGTTCGCGCCAACGTGATTGAAAATCAGCTCCAATCCGTTGCAGATTCGGCCATGCCCTTTGAGCTAGAGGTGCGCGAAACGAATCAACTGCCCGCCATTTACCTCAACGATCGCCTCTTAGTCACCGTCACTGCCGGGGATACGGAGGATAACTTCACCCCCCAAGCGCAAGCTGAAGTTTGGATGCGGGATATTCAAGAGGCCCTAGAACAAGCCCGAAGAGAACGCCAGGGTCGATTTATCCAGCGATCGCTGATTCACGCCATTGCCATTATCATCGCCATCTTGGTCCTGAATCGCGGATTAACCCAAATGTGGCGACGGTATCGCCAACCCTTGCGCGATCGCTTCAGAGGCACAAACTCCGAGGGAGAAACGGACAACTCCATCGGTGCAATGGATTTATTATTCACCCTCCTCGGGACACTCTTCCGCATCGTCTTGGCAGTGGGGACCCTTCTTTATATTGCCAACCTCTTCCCCTTAACCCGACAATGGAGCTACCAGATCACCACCGTCCTGGTCACCTCCTTTACCACCCCCATTATCACCCTGACGGAACGCTCTTACAGCGTCATCGATCTGCTAATCATCACAGGGATGCTAATTGGGGTAGTCGCCATCTCAGGCATGGCAACCAATGCCTTGCGATCGCGGGTTTTGCGTCTGGCGGGACTGAATCGGGGTGCAGAAGAAGCCATCTCCATCGTCACCAAATACTCCCTGATCATCATCGGCAGCGTCGTCCTCCTGCAACTCTGGGGACTAGATATCACCTCCCTCACCATCGTTGCTAGTGCCCTAGGTGTAGGGATTGGTTTCGGGTTTCAAGATATCGCCAAAAACTTTGGCAGTGGCATCGTTCTCGTTTTTGAGCGTCGCATTCAAATCGGGGATTTTGTCGAAGTCGGTCAATATGTCGGGACCATTGAGCGCATTGGGGGTCGCAGTACCACCATCCAAACCTTAGACCGGATTTTTATTATTGTGCCGAATTCCAAGTTTTTGGAAACCGAGGTGATTAACTGGTCCCACCGCAACCCGGTCTCTCGATTGCATCTGCCCGTTGGCGTCGCCTATACTTCTGATGTCCGCCAGGTCGAAAATGCCCTGTTAGATGCTGCCAAAGGACATCCCGATGTCTTGCTGGTTCCCCCACCCCGGGTTCTTTTCAAAGGGTTTGGCAGCAGTTCTTTAGATTTTGAACTGCTTATATGGATCTCGGAACCCAGTCAGCAGTTTGGGATTAAAAGCGATTTGTATTTCCGGATTTTCTCCTTGCTGCACCATATCGGGGTAGAAATTCCCTTTGCTCAACGAGATTTGCACGTTCGATCCGGAACTTTGCCGGTGCAACTTTCCCCGGAATTGGAACAGGCATTATTGAAATGGCTCGATCGCAATGGACATGGCAACCCGGGGGAGAGGTTGTGA
- a CDS encoding cyclase family protein produces MKPPFSPKTINYSQVIHLSHPIASNIPQWPGDPPVEFEAIATLSTDGYYLRRFAMGEHSATHLNAPNSFYPEGVGIETYSAESLIVKAVVINICQMADENPDYTLTCADVLAWEAEQGEISAGTVVLLYTGWQHKWSDPDAFINQQHFPGFAPETTQFLLDHRQIGGVGIDTHGVDGGQDLTFATNRQVLEQPRIVLENLTNLNQLPPTGTTLAIAPLQLVQGSGSPATVLAFLP; encoded by the coding sequence ATGAAGCCGCCATTTTCTCCTAAAACAATTAATTATTCCCAGGTGATTCATCTGAGTCACCCGATCGCCTCCAATATCCCCCAATGGCCGGGAGATCCTCCTGTTGAGTTCGAGGCGATCGCCACCTTATCTACCGATGGCTATTATTTACGCCGCTTTGCGATGGGAGAACATAGCGCCACCCATCTGAATGCACCCAATAGTTTTTATCCCGAAGGAGTAGGAATTGAGACTTATTCTGCCGAGTCCTTAATTGTCAAAGCCGTTGTGATCAATATCTGTCAAATGGCCGATGAGAATCCAGATTATACTCTAACTTGCGCTGATGTATTGGCCTGGGAAGCCGAACAAGGGGAAATCTCTGCTGGGACGGTAGTCTTATTATATACCGGCTGGCAGCACAAGTGGTCCGACCCCGATGCTTTTATCAACCAGCAGCACTTTCCTGGTTTTGCCCCAGAAACCACCCAATTTTTGCTCGATCACCGTCAGATTGGCGGCGTGGGAATTGATACGCATGGGGTCGATGGGGGACAAGATTTGACCTTTGCCACCAACCGGCAAGTATTGGAACAACCACGCATTGTCCTGGAAAATCTCACAAACTTGAACCAGTTGCCACCCACGGGAACAACCTTGGCGATCGCGCCGTTGCAGTTGGTCCAGGGTTCCGGTTCTCCCGCCACAGTGTTGGCATTTTTGCCGTGA
- a CDS encoding DUF2157 domain-containing protein has product MKIVKKDIDWAVLEGILSPEQGESLWNALQKRTSNRPQFNFANVAYYFGAFIVLSGMSWFMTLAWEEFGGKGLLFLACFYAFLFVLAGNTLWFKQNLKIPGGLLFTIAVCMTPLAVFGLVSQIESWPIPYLYDAPYTYFIQEKSIFILMELATILVGLIAIKFIKFPFLTAPIALAFGFLSIHLTAVSVFYTTGETWWSYQDYWVFFWFGLICLMVAYWVDVKTSRIEEDYAFWLYLFGLMSFWFSMTFMGLAFSGNPLIYLFINLGLILLSVLLHRRVFIVFGSLGISLLLYDLSYRTFQGSLLFPLTLMVLGLLVIYAGIQYQRNEEAIERLIVGNLPMSIRDILPRRRS; this is encoded by the coding sequence ATGAAGATTGTTAAAAAGGACATCGATTGGGCAGTCTTGGAAGGAATTCTCTCCCCAGAACAAGGAGAATCCCTCTGGAATGCACTCCAAAAGCGGACGAGTAACCGCCCCCAGTTTAATTTCGCCAATGTTGCCTACTATTTTGGAGCATTCATTGTGCTGTCAGGAATGAGTTGGTTTATGACTTTAGCTTGGGAGGAGTTTGGGGGCAAGGGTTTGTTATTCTTAGCTTGCTTTTACGCTTTTTTGTTTGTCCTTGCCGGGAACACTCTGTGGTTTAAGCAAAATTTAAAAATACCGGGCGGACTCCTGTTTACTATTGCAGTCTGCATGACTCCCCTGGCTGTGTTTGGCCTGGTAAGTCAGATAGAATCATGGCCGATTCCCTATCTTTACGATGCTCCTTATACCTATTTTATTCAGGAAAAAAGCATTTTTATTCTGATGGAGTTAGCTACTATTTTGGTGGGATTGATTGCAATAAAATTTATAAAATTTCCTTTTTTAACAGCTCCAATTGCCTTGGCTTTTGGATTTTTATCTATTCATCTCACTGCTGTCAGTGTTTTTTATACTACCGGGGAAACCTGGTGGTCCTACCAAGACTATTGGGTATTTTTCTGGTTTGGATTGATTTGTTTGATGGTGGCCTACTGGGTGGATGTAAAAACCAGCCGCATTGAAGAAGATTATGCCTTTTGGCTTTATTTATTTGGGTTGATGTCGTTTTGGTTTAGTATGACCTTCATGGGACTGGCTTTCTCCGGTAACCCTCTTATTTATTTGTTCATTAATCTCGGCTTAATTTTGTTGTCAGTTTTGTTGCACCGACGGGTTTTTATCGTATTTGGAAGCCTAGGGATTTCCTTGCTATTATATGATTTATCCTATCGAACGTTTCAGGGGTCTTTGTTGTTTCCCTTAACTTTAATGGTGTTGGGACTGTTGGTGATTTATGCCGGGATTCAATATCAGCGCAATGAGGAGGCGATCGAGCGATTGATAGTGGGCAATTTGCCGATGAGTATTCGAGACATTTTACCTCGTCGGCGTTCATAA
- a CDS encoding SH3 domain-containing protein → MKPFKNRTILGVGLGLWAIASTGFNIPATTAQSPLQLAQATGTLCRQVTEQQGLAIRSQPNPNSAAIGGVDFNGTLTLAEGARQIPGPDGRVWFEIIAPVRGYVSNGEPGSSGNFVPCTGTATPFPNQTPSPNLGTTSLCRRVDPNLAPQGITVHADANRFATNRGGLAPGAQVLLAPNAQYLPDQNREPRTWIEISSPIVGYIPTESLIYCNGGVSANPLNPTPVTANLCREVEGREAPDGLVIRAEPTSSAAYLGVVPPRARVTLIPNYQILRDRNSEAREWVQITTPVSGFVSTDSLIMCR, encoded by the coding sequence ATGAAACCGTTTAAAAATCGGACCATTCTAGGGGTAGGACTGGGCCTCTGGGCGATCGCCTCCACGGGATTCAACATCCCCGCCACCACCGCGCAATCCCCCTTACAACTGGCGCAGGCAACAGGCACCCTCTGTCGGCAAGTCACCGAACAACAGGGACTGGCGATCCGTTCCCAACCCAACCCCAACTCGGCTGCGATCGGAGGCGTCGATTTTAATGGCACCCTCACCCTCGCCGAAGGTGCTCGCCAGATTCCCGGTCCCGATGGTCGAGTTTGGTTTGAAATCATAGCACCCGTGCGGGGGTACGTTTCTAACGGCGAACCCGGAAGTTCGGGCAATTTTGTCCCCTGTACCGGAACTGCCACCCCTTTCCCCAACCAAACCCCCTCTCCCAACCTCGGTACAACCTCCCTTTGCCGTCGAGTGGACCCCAATCTGGCCCCCCAAGGCATCACTGTTCATGCCGATGCCAACCGATTTGCTACCAATCGCGGTGGATTAGCACCGGGAGCACAGGTTTTACTCGCACCGAATGCTCAGTATCTGCCGGATCAAAATCGGGAACCCCGGACTTGGATTGAAATTTCCTCCCCAATCGTCGGGTATATCCCCACGGAAAGCTTAATCTACTGCAATGGAGGAGTTTCTGCGAATCCCCTCAATCCCACTCCCGTAACTGCCAATCTCTGCCGTGAAGTAGAAGGTCGAGAGGCACCGGATGGATTGGTCATTCGCGCTGAACCCACCAGTTCCGCCGCCTATCTAGGTGTCGTCCCCCCTAGAGCAAGGGTGACTCTCATCCCCAATTATCAAATCCTACGCGATCGCAACTCAGAAGCACGAGAGTGGGTACAAATTACGACCCCAGTATCGGGGTTTGTCTCTACAGATAGTTTAATTATGTGTCGATAG
- a CDS encoding SH3 domain-containing protein: MKLLNLWTIPIALLSVITSTLPKAIATPLAQAEPPDLCRRVTERRGLAVHRTPDPSQTQIGGVDPNATVTLAADAEPIVGSDGRIWIKITAPVEGYISNGPPNSGGNLAYCSGSAGPRPSTPPRTSTAPSPVAETPEIPNGQFCRQVNGLVTPQGLAIRSAVSGPSQYLGGVPANGRVQLIEDYEYIPDPGGIQRSWVEIEAPIKGFVSVNSLIRCF, translated from the coding sequence ATGAAGTTGTTAAATCTGTGGACAATCCCGATCGCCCTCCTGAGTGTCATAACCAGCACTCTACCCAAGGCGATCGCCACCCCTCTGGCACAGGCAGAACCCCCCGATCTGTGCCGTCGCGTCACGGAACGCCGGGGTTTAGCGGTCCATCGGACCCCAGACCCCAGTCAAACCCAAATTGGCGGCGTAGACCCCAATGCCACGGTGACTTTAGCTGCTGATGCTGAACCCATTGTCGGTTCTGATGGTCGAATTTGGATTAAAATCACTGCACCTGTTGAAGGCTATATTTCCAATGGCCCCCCGAATAGTGGTGGCAATCTCGCCTACTGTTCCGGCAGTGCAGGACCCAGACCCTCTACACCCCCACGGACTTCTACGGCACCATCCCCAGTTGCGGAAACGCCTGAGATTCCCAATGGTCAGTTTTGCCGCCAAGTGAATGGACTGGTGACACCCCAGGGTCTGGCGATTCGTTCTGCTGTTTCTGGTCCTTCTCAGTATCTCGGAGGAGTTCCCGCCAATGGGCGAGTGCAATTGATTGAAGATTACGAATATATTCCCGATCCCGGGGGAATTCAACGCTCGTGGGTGGAGATAGAAGCTCCCATTAAAGGGTTTGTTTCTGTCAATAGTTTGATTCGCTGTTTTTAA
- the rtcA gene encoding RNA 3'-terminal phosphate cyclase — protein MIHIDGSFGEGGGQVLRTALSLATLTGTPLTLDRIRAGRPKPGLAAQHLTGVRAAATLCNAKVYGDSLGSQYLEFIPQSPPQPGHYRFDVTTAGSVSLVLQTILLPLALTPGESRITLCGGTHVAFSPAFPYIQEVYLPAIARMGVCAEVTLVKWGWYPRGGGEIQLRVTGGQPLSGLNLQDRGKLQQVRGLAAVTELPSHIPQRMANRAENRLREAQMKVQVQTTREKGIAPGAGLFLTADYRNSTAGFSALGKQGLPSDQVADRACDALLEFHHSGAAVDIYLADQLLLPAALATSDTYYHAQALSLHLTTNAGVIEQFGRAKIEINPDQNLVSVFPQ, from the coding sequence ATGATTCATATTGACGGCTCGTTTGGAGAAGGTGGGGGTCAGGTCCTCCGCACTGCCCTGAGTCTGGCGACCCTCACGGGGACTCCCCTCACCCTCGATCGCATTCGTGCTGGACGCCCTAAACCCGGTTTAGCCGCCCAACACCTCACCGGGGTCCGCGCCGCAGCGACCCTCTGCAATGCCAAAGTTTACGGGGACTCCCTGGGCTCTCAATATTTAGAATTTATTCCCCAATCCCCCCCTCAACCGGGTCACTATCGGTTTGATGTGACTACTGCCGGGTCCGTGAGTCTAGTCTTACAGACGATTTTGCTCCCTTTAGCCCTCACCCCAGGAGAATCCCGGATTACCCTATGCGGGGGGACCCATGTGGCCTTTAGTCCCGCTTTTCCCTACATTCAGGAGGTTTATTTACCGGCGATCGCCCGCATGGGAGTCTGTGCCGAAGTCACCTTAGTCAAGTGGGGGTGGTATCCCCGAGGTGGGGGCGAAATCCAACTCCGGGTGACCGGGGGCCAGCCCCTCTCGGGACTTAATCTCCAGGACCGGGGTAAACTTCAACAGGTGAGAGGATTAGCTGCCGTCACTGAACTCCCCTCTCACATTCCCCAACGCATGGCCAACCGCGCCGAAAATCGCTTACGCGAGGCCCAAATGAAAGTTCAGGTACAAACCACCCGGGAAAAAGGAATTGCTCCCGGGGCGGGCCTATTTCTAACGGCGGACTATCGCAATAGCACCGCTGGATTCAGTGCATTAGGGAAACAGGGATTGCCCTCGGATCAAGTCGCCGATCGCGCCTGTGATGCCTTGTTGGAATTTCATCACAGTGGTGCCGCTGTTGATATCTATCTCGCGGACCAATTATTATTACCTGCAGCCTTAGCCACATCTGACACCTATTATCATGCCCAAGCCCTTTCTTTACATTTAACCACCAATGCCGGAGTCATCGAACAATTTGGTCGGGCCAAAATAGAGATTAATCCAGACCAAAATCTAGTCTCAGTTTTCCCGCAATAG
- a CDS encoding Tab2/Atab2 family RNA-binding protein: protein MSKTWELDFYSKPILDENGKKRWEVLICESPTDTCSTEELLRFSKYCSSSEVNSMWLGDAINEAIALAGKPPTQIRFFRRQMNNMITKACKDLGITSKPSRRTVALYRWLQERMDTIYPLEPGFQGAGLTPSVQFETPKPERLPDALQGDRWAFVTLEAGSFAEMNEWDIGFKEAFPILGEKSLVPQISTDTIIPGMIVFSNRAKALAGWMSGLELGFLKPELEEPGQVVLETGFNERWILANLTDKTTRAEAAGFAETKDKAQGVHFLAIQTDPNSESFAGFWLLQELNLA, encoded by the coding sequence ATGAGCAAAACGTGGGAACTAGATTTTTACTCCAAACCGATTCTCGATGAGAATGGCAAAAAGCGCTGGGAAGTGCTCATCTGTGAGAGTCCGACCGATACCTGCTCCACGGAAGAGTTGTTGCGCTTTTCAAAATATTGTTCCAGTAGCGAAGTCAATTCGATGTGGTTAGGAGATGCCATCAACGAAGCGATCGCCCTGGCTGGCAAACCGCCGACGCAGATTCGCTTTTTCCGTCGCCAGATGAACAATATGATCACAAAAGCCTGCAAGGATTTGGGAATTACCTCCAAACCCTCCCGGCGGACTGTCGCGCTATACCGTTGGTTGCAGGAACGGATGGACACCATTTATCCCTTAGAACCGGGGTTTCAAGGGGCGGGGTTAACTCCTTCGGTGCAATTTGAAACGCCGAAACCGGAACGCCTTCCCGATGCGCTACAGGGCGATCGCTGGGCATTCGTCACCTTGGAGGCGGGTAGCTTTGCAGAAATGAACGAGTGGGATATTGGCTTTAAAGAAGCCTTTCCCATTTTAGGTGAAAAAAGTTTAGTGCCTCAGATCAGCACAGACACCATCATTCCGGGGATGATTGTCTTCTCAAACCGGGCGAAAGCCCTAGCGGGATGGATGTCAGGACTAGAGTTAGGGTTTTTGAAGCCCGAACTGGAAGAACCCGGACAGGTGGTTTTAGAAACCGGGTTTAATGAGCGATGGATTTTGGCGAATTTAACAGATAAAACCACTCGCGCCGAAGCGGCTGGATTTGCCGAAACCAAGGATAAAGCCCAAGGGGTGCATTTTTTAGCCATTCAAACCGATCCCAATTCGGAATCTTTTGCCGGATTTTGGCTATTACAGGAACTCAACTTAGCGTAA
- a CDS encoding TldD/PmbA family protein codes for MGSEHLQAEELPEQLLDLAHHAGVEAAEVFQSRSHSRPVYFEANRLKQLESAQSEGTALRLWKNGRPGLAVAYGPVDPKSLVEKAIALSTLGQPETIEMTDNRSASYPDLGEMVPVEQLLDWGKEAIALIRDAYPEILCNGEWDCDSETTRLLNSNGLDCSYKDTTLSCYLSADWIRSEDFLSVSDGQTQRISLEPIGVAQQILQRLAWSQENAPAISGRIPVLFTAKAADMLWGTVQEAINGKRVWEQSSPWSDRLGSPIVSESLTISQEPEAGPYSCPFDDEGTPTQRIIFIQNGVLQQFYSDRTTGKLLGIGTTGNGFRPGLGSYPTPGLFNWLIQPGSKSLAELIAGLDEAIIVDQMLGGSTGISGDFSINVDLGFRVKNGQVIGRVKDTMVAGNVYTALKQVIDIGGDAEWNGACYTPSLILEGLSVTGKTY; via the coding sequence ATGGGGTCTGAACATTTGCAAGCAGAGGAACTGCCAGAACAGCTCTTAGATCTGGCTCATCATGCAGGGGTCGAGGCGGCGGAGGTGTTTCAGTCGCGATCGCACTCTCGCCCTGTTTATTTTGAGGCGAATCGTCTCAAACAACTCGAAAGTGCGCAATCTGAAGGCACGGCGCTGCGACTCTGGAAGAATGGGCGTCCGGGTTTAGCCGTCGCCTATGGGCCGGTAGACCCGAAATCCTTGGTGGAAAAGGCGATCGCCTTGAGTACCTTGGGACAGCCGGAAACCATTGAAATGACGGACAACCGTTCCGCATCCTATCCCGATTTAGGGGAAATGGTCCCGGTGGAACAGTTGCTCGACTGGGGAAAAGAGGCGATCGCCTTGATTCGCGATGCCTACCCAGAAATTCTCTGCAATGGAGAATGGGATTGCGATAGCGAAACCACCCGCCTGCTTAACTCCAATGGTCTGGATTGTAGCTATAAAGACACGACTTTAAGTTGCTATCTCTCCGCTGACTGGATTCGCTCAGAAGATTTTCTGAGTGTATCCGACGGCCAAACCCAACGCATAAGTCTCGAACCAATTGGAGTGGCTCAACAAATTTTGCAACGTTTAGCCTGGAGTCAAGAAAATGCTCCGGCAATTAGTGGCCGAATCCCTGTCTTATTTACCGCCAAAGCAGCGGATATGCTCTGGGGAACGGTCCAAGAAGCCATCAATGGTAAGCGAGTCTGGGAGCAGTCCTCTCCCTGGAGCGATCGCCTCGGGTCGCCAATTGTTTCAGAGTCTCTAACCATTTCTCAAGAACCAGAGGCGGGGCCTTATAGTTGTCCCTTTGATGATGAAGGCACCCCCACCCAACGGATTATTTTTATTCAAAATGGGGTGCTCCAGCAGTTCTACAGCGATCGCACCACCGGAAAATTACTAGGAATCGGCACCACCGGCAACGGATTTCGCCCCGGTTTAGGCAGTTATCCCACTCCGGGTCTGTTTAACTGGCTCATCCAACCGGGTTCTAAATCTTTAGCTGAATTGATTGCCGGATTAGATGAGGCGATCATTGTGGATCAAATGCTCGGGGGTTCTACGGGAATTTCTGGGGATTTTTCCATTAATGTAGACCTCGGTTTCCGGGTCAAAAACGGTCAGGTCATCGGGCGTGTCAAGGATACAATGGTGGCTGGAAATGTCTATACTGCTCTTAAACAAGTCATCGACATCGGGGGGGATGCCGAATGGAATGGTGCTTGCTATACCCCTTCTCTAATTTTAGAGGGCCTCTCGGTTACGGGAAAAACTTATTAG